The Nocardia sp. NBC_01329 sequence GAAATGCGCTGCGGTGGTGGCGATGACCGGTATCCCGATCCGCTCGGCGATCTCGGCCAGCGCGGTGTTGCACTCGTCGTCGACAGGCAGGCCGTGCCGGGTGAGTTCCACGGTCACCCGGTCGGGACCGAACCGCTCGCACAGTTCCCGCAACGCCGCCTCGGCGCGTAGCGGTTGCCCGCCCGTGTGCAGGTCTTGTTCCAGCGCCCGCCGGACCCGGCCCTTGCGGCAGCCGGTGAGTATCTGCCAGTGGCCACCGGCCGCGGCGGTGAGCGTATCGAGGTCGTAGCGCAGGATCCCTTTCTCGCCGGCTGCCATATGCGCGGCCGCGAGTTGCCGGGACAGTCGCCGGTATCCTTCTTCGCCGCGCGCCAGCACCAGCAGATGTTCACCGTCCGGGTCGGGTGCGCCGGTGCGGGGCGCCGAATCCGTCTGCCGGGAACCGGATTCCACGAGGGTGAGTTCGGCGCCGTACACCGCGGCGATCCCGTGTCCGGCCGCGGCTTCGGCGAATCGGACCACCCCGTAGTAACCGTTGTGGTCGGTGAGGGCGATCGCCGAGAGCCCCAGGCGCGCGGCTTCGGCGACCATTTCCTCCGGCTGGGAGGCCCCGTCCAGGAAACTGAACGCCGAATGTGTGTGCAGTTCCGCGTACGGCACCAGCGGGCCGACCGGTGGGTCCGCTGGTTCGGGCAGGTATTCCCCGCGACTGTTGCTCCAGGCCGGGGTGTCGCCGCCGTCGCCGGAAAGCTGTCCGGGGTCCGGCCGGCCGGACACCACCCGCTTGTCCGGCCGGCCGGACAGCACCCGTTCCATCTCGGCCCAACTCGGCGGGCCGTTGCTCCATCCCATGCCGCGCGTCAGCAGGCGACCCGCTCGGTGGACTGAGCTTCCAGCAGGGTCGCCACATGATCCACGCCTGCCCGGATCACCCGCCCGTAGGCGTCGTCGGCGAGTATGTTCGCATGCCCGCGCGCCAGCGCCAGTTGCATCCGTGCCGTATCGAAATCGCCTACCAGCCGGTGGCTGTCGGCCAGGCTCAGATACAGCGACGGTAGGAAACCCAGTAGTCCTTCGCCGAGCGGGACACCGGGGACGAAGGCCGAGTCGAGCGCCCGGGTGTCCCAGAGCAGCGCGTCCTCGGCCGTGTCCTGGATGTCCGCCAGATGATGGGCCACCGCGCTCCGGGACAGTGGTTCCCCGCCCGGCCCGAGTTGGTCCCACAGCATTCGCAGCGCCTGACGCGCCGCTTCCCGATTCACACCGCCGAGCCGCACCGCGGCATAGATATCCGCCATCCGATCGTCCGTCATGCTTCGAGTATCGCACATATGTTCGAATACGGAGAGTGGAAATCGAACCTGCTTTCGAACGTCGGATCACCCCTGGCGCAGTTTCTTACTTCGGAGTAAGTTCGGCCCCGGAAGACCTGCGCAAAGGGGCTGTTCATGAGCGAATCCGGGACCTACCGGGCAGAACACGAGCTCGCCGGGCGGCACGTCCTCATCACCGGCGCCTCGTCCGGCATCGGACGGGCCGCGGCACTGGCCGTCTCGAAGAAGGGCGCGGTGGTATTCCTAATCGCCCGGCGCGAGGACCAGCTCGCCACCGTCGTGGCGGAGATCCGGGCCGCGGGTGGCCGGGCGCACGGCTACCCCTGCGATATCACCGACACCGCCTCGGTCGAGGCGACCCTGAAGGAGCTGCTCGACGAGCACGAACGGGTCGACATGCTGGTGAACAACGCCGGCCGATCCATCCGCCGGGCGATCCACCGCTCCACCGACCGGCTGCACGACTACGAACGCACCATGGCCGTCAACTACTTCGGCGCGCTGCGGCTCACCCTGGCGCTGCTACCACAGATGCGGGAGCGCGGTTTCGGCCATATCGTCAACATCAGCAGCGCGGGGGTCCAGGTGGCCACCCCGCGCTATTCCGCCTATTTGGCGAGCAAGGCCGCGCTGGACAAATTCGCCGAAGTCGCGGCGGTGGAGACCATGGCCGACGGGGTCGGCTTCACCACCATCCACATGCCGCTGGTCCGGACACCGATGATCGCCCCGTCCGGCGATCAGGGGCGCGCCGAATCGCCGGAATGGGCCGCCGCGACCATCGTGCGCGCACTCACCGAACGCCCCCGGCGTATCGACGTGCCGATCGGCACGCTCGGCGAATTCGGCGCGATCTTCGCGCCGCGCCTGCGCGACCTGGTCCTGCACCGCTACTACCGGATGATCCCGGACTCCCCGGCCGCCCGAGGTGAACAGAACGGATCGACCACGGACCTCCCATCGGTCACGGCGCTCACCGATTCGGAGAGTCCGGACGAAGTCACCGCGGTCGTCCACCACATCGACGACCACCGCCCGCCGTCACCGACCCGGTCCAGGCGCGCACCACTGCCCCGCGCGGGAGCACGGGTCGCGCGGGGTACCGGCACCGCCCTGCGCCGCGCCGCCCGCTGGGTGCCCGGCACACACTGGTGATCGGCTCGGGAAGGATCATCGATCGTGACAGACGAGCAGCACGCAGTACTCGACGCGGTACTCGACCTGGTGACCTCCCGCGGCGTAACGGATACGACGCTGCGCCGCGTGGCCGACCACTGCGGCGTGGACGGAAAAACGTTGCGCCGCAGATACGGTGACCAGTACGGATTACTGATGACCGCCGCCAAGGAACTCGAACTCGACCGCGACCGCCGCCTCGCGGCGATCGGGGACGGACCACAGAGCGATTCCGTGGCCGACCGGCGGGACTATCTCGAGGCGGTCATCCGCGCGCTCCTGCTCGACCCCGCCGACCGCCGGCGCCTGCTGCTACGCACCGAAATCGTCGCGAACGCCCGGCACGTGAACGGAATGGAGGCCGAGGCGAACTGGATGGGCACTTCCACCCGTACCATCGTCGCCACAGCGCTCACCCGGGCCGCAGTGGCCGATATCGAGCTGGAAACGGAGCGGCTGGTCGCGTTGCTCAGCGGTCTGGCCTTCGAACTCGCCTACCCGCACGGAGCCGGTGACGGCGCAGCGGACCGAGTGGTGCGCCACCATATCGCCTCGATCGTGCAGTGACCCCGGCGCACAGTTCGGTGATCAGAGTTCGAAGATCCGCTGCGCGGCCGGTAGCGGCCGGAACAACCCCGAGATCTGCGCCACCAGCTGCCACGGCCGTTCCCCGTCCAGCGAGGACTTCCCGTTGGTCAGGATCGCGCCGCTGAGATTGCGGTCCGGATCGGCCCAGCCGTACTGGGTGGTGAACCCGCTGCGGCCGAAATGCGCGGTGGTGTCGTGCCCGAATTTGGAGCGGTGGCCCCCCAGTTCGTATCCCGCGCGGCTCACCCGCCCCGCGACACCCGGAACTCGGGGAGCGGGACGTACCGCGTCACGCAAGGTTTCGGCCCGCATGATCCGGACACCGTCGAGTTCCCCGCCGCGGGCGAGGATCTCGTAGAACCGGGAGAGCTCGGCCGCGGTCGTGACCAGATTGCCCGAGGGCAGTTCGGCGGCGAGGAAGGCCCGATTCGAATCCCGGTTCACCGCGTCGGGGGCAAATCCCCCGCCCAGCGCCCGGCCCGCCAGGAACGAGGCGATCTTCGAGGGTGGCGGCCCCGTCTTCACACTCGGTACCACCGCGTCCACGTCGCCGGGCGCGACACCCAAATTCGTCCAGCGGAAACCCAGCGGTTCCAGCACCCGCTCGGCGAGATGATCCCGGATCCGCTTCCCGGTGGCCCGCTGCACCAGCACGCGCTGGATCAGCCCGCTGGTCAGCGCGTGATACACCCGGAACCGGCCGGCCGGGTAGCTCGGTTTCAGATCGATCAGGCCGCGCAGGCACAGGTCCTCGTCGAAAACCATCTCGTGCCCGCGGTACGGGCGGGTCACGAACGGGACTCCCGCGGTGTGGGTCAGCACCTGACCGATGGTGATGGCGCCTTTACCGTTGGCGGCGAATTCGGGGACGTAGTCACTGACGGGATCGTCGAATCCGAACGCACCCTGTTCGATCAGCATGAACATGACCGCGGCGGAAACGCCCTTGGCGGTGGAGAATCCGCAGAACGGCGTATCGGTGGTCACCGGGACACGCTCGGCGTCCGGACCGTCCCCCGGCGCGTTACCCCAGCCGTGGCCGAGAGCCCGGTTCAGCACGACCCGCCCGTTGCGACGCAGGCAGACCTGGATCGCGGGTGTGCTGCCCATCCGGTACCAGTCGCGCACCGCCGACCAGATCGTTTCGATCTCCGCCCGGGTCGGTCCGCCGTCCCCGGCGTCCTCTTCCGGACCGACGGTGGTGATGTCGTCCAGTTCGGCGGCGACCGGGACCAAGAGCGCGGTATCTGCCTTCACACGCCCCAGGGTAGCCACGCGGGCGCAGTGGTGACGGGTGTCGGGAGCCCGCCGGAGGGGAGCTCGGCTCGCCCACCACACGCCACTGGTGACCAGGCGGTCCGCCACCCGCCGGCCACCGTGACGGAGATCACCGATAGCCGTCCAGCTGAATTGTGCTCTGATCAATAGGAAGCAACCGCTTGTTCCATCTGCCGGGAGGTGGCAATGACATCGGTGCACCCGCGCCTTTCCCGGGCGCACATCTGGCTGCTCACCTTGTCGTCCATGGCGGTCGCTCTGGTCATCGCGGCCATGGCCGCCCTCTACACGGCGCTTCCCGAGATCGCCGCCGATACCGGCGCCACTCAGCAGCAGCTCACCTGGGTGGTCGACGGTTACACCCTCGCGCTGGCCTGTCTGGTCCTGTTCTCCGGCGCGCTGGGCGACCGGTTCGGCCGCCGGATCATGATGGTGCTCGGCCTGGTGGTGTTCGCCATCGCGTCCGCGGTACCGCTGGCCCTGGACGAACCGCACTGGATCATCGCGTCGCGGACTGTCGCGGGGGTGGGTGCCGCGCTGGTGATGCCCTCCACATTGTCACTGCTCACCGGCGGCTTTCCGCCGGAACGGCGGGGAGTCGCCGTCGGGTTGTGGGCCGGAGTGGTCAGTGGTGGCGCCGTACTGGGCATCCTCGGCTCCGGACTACTGCTGCAGATCTGGTCCTGGCAGGCGATATTCCTCGCGATGACCCTCGCCGGAGCGGTATCGGCGATCGCGGGCTGCACGGTTCCCGAATCCGTGGACGACACCCGGCCGCCGCTGGACTTCTGGGGCGGTATCACGGCGTCGGTCGCCGTCGGCGCCATCGTGGTCGGCGCCATCGAGGCGCCGGTACGCGGCTGGACCGACCCGTTGGTCCTGGGTCTGTTCGGCGCCGGAGTCCTGGCCGGAGTCGGGTTCGCGACGGTCGAACTGCGGGTGCCGAACCCGCTGCTGGATGTGCGGTTGTTCGCCGACCGGGGCTTCGGCAGCGGCGCGGTGAGCGTCGGAGTCCAGTTCCTGGTCGCCTTCGGTTATTTCCTGCTGTTCGTGCAGTACATGCAGCTGATCTTCGGATACTCGCCACTCATGTCCGCTGTCGCGATGGCACCGATGATCGCCCCACTGATCGGTATCTCGGTCGTCGCGCCGCGACTGGCCGAACGGTTCGGTCTACGGCTGCCCACTTTCATCGGACTCCTGTGCGTCGGCAGTGCGCTGATCCTCGTCTCCCGGACCACCGTGGAGAGCACCTACCTCGACGTACTCTGGCCGCTGCTGATCCTGAGCACCGGACTCGGCCTGTGCACCGCCCCCGCGACCGCGGCCATCATCAACGGCACACCGCCGGAGAAACACGGGGTGGCCTCCGCGGTCAACGACGCCTCCCGTGAAGTGGGCGCGGCCATCGGAATCGCCGTCTCCGGCAGCATCCTCGCCGCCGGCTACGCCGACCGGATCTCTCCCGCGCTGAGCAGCCTGCCCGAACCCGCCCGCGGACCGGTCGGTGATTCGCTGGCCGCCGCGCTGGAGGTCGCCGAGCAGGCAGGGCCGGCGGCGGCCCCGCTCGCGGCGTTCGCACAAGAGGCCTTCGTTCACGGTGCGCAGCAGGCCGCCCTCGCGCTGGGCATCCTCACCGTGGTGATGGCCTTCGTGCTGGGCGCGTGGGCACCCGGACGCAAGGCGGCCACCACCGCGTCAGCCGCCGCGGATCCCGTGTCGATGAACCGGTAACCACAAGCCGGAACACCGCCGCCACCGCCGCTGCTGCGGTCGCGACACCGACCGCCCCCGAACGCGACCTCTGCCAATCTGTCGGACCTCTGCGGCATTCTCGACCTTGTCCGCTCCGACGCGAAAGGTCCCACCACCATGCCGACCCCGAACATGTTCATCCTGTACGTCGCCGACGCAGCTGCTTCGGCCCGTTTCTACTCGGATCTGTTCGATATGGCGCCCAAGTTCGAATCACCGCGCTTCATCACCTTCGAACTGAGCGCGGGCGTGGACCTCGCGCTGTGGAGCGGGCACGCCGACCAGCTGGACCACGCCGGCGCCCGCACCGCCGAGGTTTGTCTCAACCTGCCGGGCGACCCGGCCGCGATCGACCGGCAGTTCGAGCAGTGGTTGGCCCGGGGAGTGAAGGTGGTCCAGGAACCCCACGACGCGGTTTTCGGGCGCACATTCGTGGTCGAGGATCCGGACGGCAACCTGATCCGGGTCGCCCCGATCGACTGAACCGGCCGAAGAAGAGCGCCGGGAGTACGAACGAGAGTGCCCGGCCGCCGGACTCGATGTCCGGGCGGCCGGACGCTGTTCCTCACTCTGCGGTCACACCGCCCATCGGGGGGCGGACGAAACCGGGCAATCACCTGCTATCCGACCGGTACCTGCGTCGCATCCGCTGAGCCTTCACCGGCGGATTCGGGCTCGGTACCGGCAGCGTCCGGCCCCGTGGTCGCGGTGGGCGCGGCCGCGGGTTCGGCAGCCGTCGCGGCCCGGGACTTCCGCCAGGCGAGGACGGTGAGACCCACCGCGACCACGACTATCAGCACATAGCCGATCGTGCGGGGCGCGCCTTCGATATCGAAATACTTGAACAGCGAACGAGCGTTGGTGAGTACCAGCAGACCGCCGACTCCGGTGCCGAGCACGCCGGGGGTGATACGGCTGACCAGCCACGCCGCGAGCGGAGCGGCGATCACACCGCCGAGTGCCAGGCCCGCGATGATCACCAGGTTGTCGAAGAAATCCGAGCCGAGCCCCAGCAGGAAGCCGACGCTGGCGGAGGCCGAGACGATGAACTCCGAAGCGCTCACCGAACCGATCACCGTGCGCGGTGCGCTGCGGCCGGTGGTCAGCAGGGTGCTGGTGGTGACCGGACCCCAGCCGCCGCCACCGCTGGCGTCGATGAAACCGCCGAACAGTCCCAGCGGGGTCAGGAATTTCGCGGAATGGGCGGTCTTCTCCGAGGCCGCAAATTCCACCGGCGGCCGCGATGAGAACCGGACAACCAGGAACACCCCGATCGCGAGCAGGATGCCGGCGGTGATGGGCGCAGCCGATTCGGTCGAGATCCGGGACAGTACGGTCGCGCCGAGGAAAGCACCGACACCGCCGGGCACACCGAGCCGCAGCACGACCTTCCAGTCGATATTGCCGAACCGCCAGTGTGAGGCGCCGGAGGCCAGGGTGGTGGCGACCTCGGCGAAATGGACCGCCGCGCTCGCATGCGCGGCCCCCGTACCACTGAGGACGAGCAGTGTCGTCGCGGTGACACCGAAGGCCATCCCGAGCGTACCGTCGACGATCTGCGCGCCGATACCCACAAGGGTGAAAATCAGTAATTTGATCATGCGGTGTGCTCCCCGAACCTGGACCGGAAATTCCGAGGCTACGGCCCGGTCCGCCGGTTGACACGGGTTGCGATCACCGTGAACGCAATACTGCCGGCCTGCCGAACGACAGCCGGTACAGCGCCCGGAGGAGAGAACCCGGAGGAGAGAAAATGAAGGCGACATCCGCCGGGTCTCTGCTGAACACTGGCCGCTATGACCGACCGGACCTTCCGCCAGATCGTTCTCCGCGAACGGCCCGCCACCGGGATAACCACCGGCACCTTTGCCGAAAAGCGTAGTCCCTTTCCGATATTGGAAAACGGCGAGGCCCTCGTCCGGGTGGAGTGGCTCGGTGTCGACGCCACCCAGCGCACCTGGTTGAACCCCGTGACGACCTATACGAATCCGGTCGCTGTGGGTGAAGTGATGCGCGGCAGCGGGGTCGGCCGAGTGGTCGCCTCGCGCGACCCGGCGCTACCGGAGGGCCGTTGGGTCTACGGAGAGCTCGGCTGGCAGGAGTACGCTGTGGCGCGCCGCGCGGGCCTGTTCGGTGTGAATCCGGTGCCCCCGGGGATCGACCCCCGCCATATGCTCACCGTCTTCGGGGTGAGTGGTCTGACCGCCTATATGGGGATCACTCGCGTGCTGGAAGTAGCGGAATCGGACTCGGTGCTGGTCACCGGCGCCGCCGGTAGCGTCGGGTCGCTGGCCGGTCAGATCGCGCGGCTGCGCGGTGCGCGCGTGATCGGGACCGCGGGGTCGGCGGAGAAGGTGGCATGGGTTCGCGAGACCGCCGGTTTCGACACCTGCGTGAACTATCGCGACGACGATATCCCGACCGCATTACACAGGTTCGCCCCGGACGGCCTCACTGCGGTCTTCGACAATGTCGGCGGCATTCTGCTGGAGAACGCGCTAGATCATCTGGCCCTGCACGCTCGGATCGCGCTGTGCGGTTCCATCTCCTCCGGCTACACGGCCGCCGGCTACGGCGTCGGCCCGGCCAACTACATGCAGCTGGCCTTTCGCCGCGCCCGCATGGAAGGTTTCGTCTTCTACGACCATCACGCGGACTTCCCCGCCGCGCTGACCCAGCTCGCGGGCTGGGTCACGGCAGGCGACCTGCACTGGGCGGAGGACATCGCCACCGGTCTCACCGAGGCTCCCGCCGCCCTCCAGCGGCTGTTCGACGGGCACAACCTCGGAAAGCAGCTCGTCCGAGTACATCCCGAGCGCACCTGAATCACCGGTCCGGCGGCATCACCGAGCGGCCCGGGTCGACCATCGGCCGGGGACCGCCACCCGGCGCGGCCGACAGGTCAGTACTGCGACTGCGGCCGCCGGATGATCGCACCGGACCCGACGCCACCGAGCAGCGACATGATGCACAGTCCCGCGATCAGGTTGATCACGGCCGTCGCGATCTTCGCGTCCACCCCGGCGACCAGGGTGAACGGGACCAGCGTCGCCAGCGCGGTGACCAGCCCGGTGATCCAGTAGAAGAACTGCATCGGGCTCGGCATGAGAGCCAGCAGCAGATTCAACAGCCCGGTCGCCGCGATCGCGGCCGCACCACCGGCCACGGCGTAGGACGTGGTCGACACGGTTCCGTACGCACCCGCCCCCTCCGGCGAGAGAACCGAGATGTTCAGAATGCCGCGCACCAGCATGATCAGCACGACGATCACCAGCGCTACCACGATGGCCGTGCCGACCCCGCCCGCCCACAGGCGCCCGAGGTTGATCTTCGGCTCGTTCGACCGCGGTTCGGGCCGGTCCGATTCGTACCCGTAGTCGGGCTGGTGGCCGTATTCGGGCTGATGACCGTACTCCGACTGCTGCGGCGCGCGACCCTGCTGCTGGGAGTAGGCCTGGGTGGGCGGGTAACCCTCGCGGCGGGGGTCCTGGCGCCCATAGTTGTGCGGCGGTTCCGTCATAGGGGGAAGGTACCCCTTATGACCGAGACGACCCACCCGAATCGGGCACGCATGTCGCCCATCGAGACAGTACCCATAGGTCCGCGACCGGAAGGCGAGTTGAGCCTTGCGATGTAGACGCTGATCATCCATCGAAGGCATCCGATGCGTGCCTCACATCTCCCGATCGAGGCGATCGCACCGCCATTCAGCCGGCGGAGCCGGCCCGATCGCGCAAATTGTCCACAGCCGTCCGCGCGGCCAGGCGGACATCCTCATGAGGATCTTCCAACAGCGGCTCGATCGCGGAGATCGACTCCGTCGAGTCGAGGTCATCGAGCGCGTCGACGGCGGTCTCACGCACGACGTAATCGCTATCGCGAAGGCCTTGCACCAACGCCGGATACGCCGACTCCGGCTCCGCCCGAGCGAGATAGTCCAGGACGCTGGCTCGCACGAACGGCGACGGGTGGTCACCCATTCCGCGGATCCGTTCTCCCAGTTCGGTGATACCGAGGGAGCCCAGAAGCCTGATTGCATCCCCAGCTATCACCGGTTCGGAATCACCTGCCAGCAACTTGACCTTCTCGACGAACGCCACCTCGCTGCCCTGGTGCATCGCCAAGACCGTGAGCGCTGCGCGAAGCTGTGGAACCCGTCGGCCGGCCAGCTCTTGGGTGAGCACCTCGATACCCGGTTCGCCCTGTTCGTACAGCTCTCGGGCGACCGCCTCGTAGTAGTCGTCGTACTCGTCACCGGCCGACCACCTGGCCACGAGCTCCGCCGTCGACAGACCCGCGAGGCGTCCGCGCATCTCTTCGGCCGACAGTGCCTCCGACCAGGAGCTTTCACCCGTCGCCCCCTCCTCTGTGGTCACTCGATCCCACATTCCTTCCTGGTGTCATTGAGCGTCTTGCCCTTGAACTCGCCCGGGAACTCCGACTGGATCTCTCCCGGCAGGTCGTTCGAGGTGATGGTTCCGTTGTTGATCTTCGCCTGCAGCTCGCTTTTCCGCTTCGGCGAGCAATTCGGACGCAGCCGGCGTACCCGAGCAAGCAGCCCATCGACCAAGTCGCCGAAGCATTCGGGGTATCGCAGGCAACCCTGTGCCAGCGCACAGTCGAGGCGCTCGACTCCGCCCCGCATCTGGCTGCCCGCGGCGGCGGACTCGATGCATGGGGCGCGCTGGCTGCTGCGGACTCGCTGCGGACCGAGCAGGGTCCGGACACCGACGCGGCCGAAGGAAACAACAATCTACCTGCGGCACAGCAGTGCCCCCAGTGGGACTCGAACCCACACTTGGCGGATTTTAAGTCCGCTGCCTCTGCCAATTGGGCTATGGGGGCGTGCGGACCACACACTACCGACTCGTACACCCGTACCGGAATACCCGTGAGTGGGAGTCACACTGTGGGATCTGTCCGAATAGCCTGACATGCCTCGACCAGAACGTCGGCTGCCAGCAAACCCGACTCCTCCGCCGCCTCGCGCACCTCGTCGGATAATTCGTAGTCCGTGGTCACCGCCAGTAATGCCAGTTGCAGGGCCTCACCCAGCTGACCGAGCCGGCGGGTGATCGCCATCTCGTCCATCTCGGTGCCCATGTTCTCCCAGCCCACCGGCTGCACCCCGTCGATACGGTAGCGGCGCAGCGTGTCCTCCCCGAGAACTTTCATGAAATCGACCGCCGAGGCCATGCAGCGGTTGTTGGCGACCCGGTACTCGGTCCGGTCGGCGATCTTCTCGATCAGCACCGCGACGATGGTCGCCGCGGTGAACATACCGTCGCAGACCCGGGCGGGCGCGGCCTCGGGCGGCCCGGGTGGCGCGGTGGCCAGGCCGGTGGTCACCGCGTCGATCCAGTCCACCACCAGTTCCGTGCCCGAAGCATCCCGCAGCACCGGTTGATGAAAGGGCTGTATCTCCCGGCGCCGGAACCACCGCCACGACAGACCCATCGCGATCACCCCTGTTCGGAAGAGGACCTACCGACCAGCGCATGCCGTCGGCCGTATGCGAAGTACATCACCAAACCGAGCAGCATCCAGATTACGAAACGCAGCCAGGTCTCGACCGAAAGATTCACCATCAACCACAGGCAGGACAGCACCGCGAGGATCGGCACATACGGGACCAGCGGTACCCGGAATCCGCGCGGCAGATCGGGACGGGTGCGGCGCAGGATCACGACCCCGATGGAGACCAGCAGGAAGGCGAACAGGGTGCCGATGTTCACCATCTCCTCGAGCGTCCCGAACTCCACGAAACCTGCCAGGAGCGCGCAGACGATGCCGACGATGACAGTGATCCGCACCGGAGTGCCCCGCTTACCGGTCCGGGCGAGTTTCCGCGGGACGAGACCGTCACGGGACATGGCGAACAGCACCCGGGTCTGGCCGAGCAGCATCACCATGACAACGGTGGTCAGACCGGCCAGCGCGCCGACGGAGATGATGTTTTTGGCCCACGTGGCACCGTTCAGCGCGAAAGCGGTCGCCAGGGTCGCATCGTCGCCCGCCAGATCGGTGTACGGGACCATGCCGGTCAGCACAATGGAAACCGCGACGTAGAGGATGGTGACCGCGATCAGCGAACCGAGGATGCCGCGCGGCAGGTCACGCTGCGGATTCTTGGTCTCCTCGGCGGCCGTGGCGACCACGTCGAAGCCGATGAACGCGAAGAACACCAGACTGGCCGCGGCCAGCAGGCCGTACCAGCCGAAGTTGCTGCTACCGGCCCCGGTCACCCAGGA is a genomic window containing:
- a CDS encoding NADP-dependent oxidoreductase: MTDRTFRQIVLRERPATGITTGTFAEKRSPFPILENGEALVRVEWLGVDATQRTWLNPVTTYTNPVAVGEVMRGSGVGRVVASRDPALPEGRWVYGELGWQEYAVARRAGLFGVNPVPPGIDPRHMLTVFGVSGLTAYMGITRVLEVAESDSVLVTGAAGSVGSLAGQIARLRGARVIGTAGSAEKVAWVRETAGFDTCVNYRDDDIPTALHRFAPDGLTAVFDNVGGILLENALDHLALHARIALCGSISSGYTAAGYGVGPANYMQLAFRRARMEGFVFYDHHADFPAALTQLAGWVTAGDLHWAEDIATGLTEAPAALQRLFDGHNLGKQLVRVHPERT
- a CDS encoding HEAT repeat domain-containing protein, with amino-acid sequence MTTEEGATGESSWSEALSAEEMRGRLAGLSTAELVARWSAGDEYDDYYEAVARELYEQGEPGIEVLTQELAGRRVPQLRAALTVLAMHQGSEVAFVEKVKLLAGDSEPVIAGDAIRLLGSLGITELGERIRGMGDHPSPFVRASVLDYLARAEPESAYPALVQGLRDSDYVVRETAVDALDDLDSTESISAIEPLLEDPHEDVRLAARTAVDNLRDRAGSAG
- a CDS encoding sulfite exporter TauE/SafE family protein, coding for MIKLLIFTLVGIGAQIVDGTLGMAFGVTATTLLVLSGTGAAHASAAVHFAEVATTLASGASHWRFGNIDWKVVLRLGVPGGVGAFLGATVLSRISTESAAPITAGILLAIGVFLVVRFSSRPPVEFAASEKTAHSAKFLTPLGLFGGFIDASGGGGWGPVTTSTLLTTGRSAPRTVIGSVSASEFIVSASASVGFLLGLGSDFFDNLVIIAGLALGGVIAAPLAAWLVSRITPGVLGTGVGGLLVLTNARSLFKYFDIEGAPRTIGYVLIVVVAVGLTVLAWRKSRAATAAEPAAAPTATTGPDAAGTEPESAGEGSADATQVPVG
- a CDS encoding TetR family transcriptional regulator C-terminal domain-containing protein; the encoded protein is MTDEQHAVLDAVLDLVTSRGVTDTTLRRVADHCGVDGKTLRRRYGDQYGLLMTAAKELELDRDRRLAAIGDGPQSDSVADRRDYLEAVIRALLLDPADRRRLLLRTEIVANARHVNGMEAEANWMGTSTRTIVATALTRAAVADIELETERLVALLSGLAFELAYPHGAGDGAADRVVRHHIASIVQ
- a CDS encoding serine hydrolase, giving the protein MKADTALLVPVAAELDDITTVGPEEDAGDGGPTRAEIETIWSAVRDWYRMGSTPAIQVCLRRNGRVVLNRALGHGWGNAPGDGPDAERVPVTTDTPFCGFSTAKGVSAAVMFMLIEQGAFGFDDPVSDYVPEFAANGKGAITIGQVLTHTAGVPFVTRPYRGHEMVFDEDLCLRGLIDLKPSYPAGRFRVYHALTSGLIQRVLVQRATGKRIRDHLAERVLEPLGFRWTNLGVAPGDVDAVVPSVKTGPPPSKIASFLAGRALGGGFAPDAVNRDSNRAFLAAELPSGNLVTTAAELSRFYEILARGGELDGVRIMRAETLRDAVRPAPRVPGVAGRVSRAGYELGGHRSKFGHDTTAHFGRSGFTTQYGWADPDRNLSGAILTNGKSSLDGERPWQLVAQISGLFRPLPAAQRIFEL
- a CDS encoding SDR family NAD(P)-dependent oxidoreductase, with protein sequence MSESGTYRAEHELAGRHVLITGASSGIGRAAALAVSKKGAVVFLIARREDQLATVVAEIRAAGGRAHGYPCDITDTASVEATLKELLDEHERVDMLVNNAGRSIRRAIHRSTDRLHDYERTMAVNYFGALRLTLALLPQMRERGFGHIVNISSAGVQVATPRYSAYLASKAALDKFAEVAAVETMADGVGFTTIHMPLVRTPMIAPSGDQGRAESPEWAAATIVRALTERPRRIDVPIGTLGEFGAIFAPRLRDLVLHRYYRMIPDSPAARGEQNGSTTDLPSVTALTDSESPDEVTAVVHHIDDHRPPSPTRSRRAPLPRAGARVARGTGTALRRAARWVPGTHW
- a CDS encoding VOC family protein, encoding MPTPNMFILYVADAAASARFYSDLFDMAPKFESPRFITFELSAGVDLALWSGHADQLDHAGARTAEVCLNLPGDPAAIDRQFEQWLARGVKVVQEPHDAVFGRTFVVEDPDGNLIRVAPID
- a CDS encoding MFS transporter, translating into MTSVHPRLSRAHIWLLTLSSMAVALVIAAMAALYTALPEIAADTGATQQQLTWVVDGYTLALACLVLFSGALGDRFGRRIMMVLGLVVFAIASAVPLALDEPHWIIASRTVAGVGAALVMPSTLSLLTGGFPPERRGVAVGLWAGVVSGGAVLGILGSGLLLQIWSWQAIFLAMTLAGAVSAIAGCTVPESVDDTRPPLDFWGGITASVAVGAIVVGAIEAPVRGWTDPLVLGLFGAGVLAGVGFATVELRVPNPLLDVRLFADRGFGSGAVSVGVQFLVAFGYFLLFVQYMQLIFGYSPLMSAVAMAPMIAPLIGISVVAPRLAERFGLRLPTFIGLLCVGSALILVSRTTVESTYLDVLWPLLILSTGLGLCTAPATAAIINGTPPEKHGVASAVNDASREVGAAIGIAVSGSILAAGYADRISPALSSLPEPARGPVGDSLAAALEVAEQAGPAAAPLAAFAQEAFVHGAQQAALALGILTVVMAFVLGAWAPGRKAATTASAAADPVSMNR
- a CDS encoding DUF6069 family protein, with product MTEPPHNYGRQDPRREGYPPTQAYSQQQGRAPQQSEYGHQPEYGHQPDYGYESDRPEPRSNEPKINLGRLWAGGVGTAIVVALVIVVLIMLVRGILNISVLSPEGAGAYGTVSTTSYAVAGGAAAIAATGLLNLLLALMPSPMQFFYWITGLVTALATLVPFTLVAGVDAKIATAVINLIAGLCIMSLLGGVGSGAIIRRPQSQY